One genomic region from Henningerozyma blattae CBS 6284 chromosome 2, complete genome encodes:
- the TBLA0B05710 gene encoding uncharacterized protein (similar to Saccharomyces cerevisiae PMT1 (YDL095W); ancestral locus Anc_2.362), with product MGVKGKSSHHSNEKAATSNTDVDPVIPFQIEKGPLRPYVVTEPSKELASLRTLTSVKEIIMVAFLTIFAISIRFKDLKWPNAVIFDEVHFGGFAANYINRKYFFDVHPPFAKMLFAWVGALAGFKGQFHFDTIGLKYLPDVPYVFMRGFSATCGLLTILFMYLTLRASGVRMLIALICTMCFTVENSFVTISRYILLDAPLIVFIAATAYSYKKYELYPTHSWRSYKYLLACGLALGMAASSKWVGLFTFAWIGLLCVWKLWFYIGDLQRSVCSTTKVAFMKFGCLLIVPFLFYMMTFYIHFKTLIYDGSGTAFLSSATRTTFIDNTIPKNMIANVGYGSVITLLHAGTRGGYLHSHPHDYETGSKQQQITLYSHLDDNNKWVIESNDEPFVSFKTFENISDGASIRLNHISTHHRLHSHDHPAPVSEHSSWQKEVSGYGYQGFSGDLNDAWIVEIDKDESASGDAQKYVRALETKFRLRHAMTGCYLFSHEVKLPKWGFEQQEVSCAYSGKKSLTLWYIEGNENPVLPEDAERISYKKPSFFKKFLESNYMMWEVNKALTEPHYYQSLPSSWPLLSRGISYWGDHNRIVYLLGNAILWWSSSLFTVLFTLTIVVELIVWQLGKPILQDSHVINFHVQVIHYLLGYALHFIPSFLMGRQMFLHHYLPAYYFAILAFGHALDIIVTYILKKRKNAGLMFTLVFFLSCLYFFNEHSPIIYGTPWTKEMCQKSKWLSTWDYNCDEMLDNLADYEGIDTQVSGVNFHSQNTMDANVVDVHEFQKGAENDERHVLDESMEEAKELI from the coding sequence atgggTGTCAAAGGTAAATCCTCTCATCATTCAAATGAGAAAGCTGCCACTTCAAATACTGATGTCGACCCAGTTATTCCATTTCAAATAGAAAAAGGTCCTTTAAGACCATATGTTGTAACTGAACCATCAAAAGAATTGGCTTCTTTACGTACTTTAACATCTGTAAAGGAAATTATAATGGTTGCATTTTTGACAATTTTTGCTATTTCGATTAGATTTAAGGATTTGAAATGGCCAAATGCTGTTATCTTCGATGAAGTCCATTTTGGTGGATTTGCTgctaattatattaatagaaaatactTTTTCGATGTTCACCCACCTTTTGCTAAGATGCTTTTTGCTTGGGTTGGTGCCTTAGCTGGTTTCAAAGGTCAATTCCATTTTGATACCATTGgtcttaaatatttaccaGATGTTCCATATGTCTTCATGAGAGGCTTTTCAGCTACTTGTGGTTTATTAACCATTCTATTCATGTATTTAACTTTACGTGCCTCTGGTGTTAGAATGCTAATTGCATTAATTTGTACAATGTGCTTTACTGTTGAAAATTCTTTCGTTACGATCTCCagatatattttactaGATGCCccattaattgtttttattgCAGCTACAGCCTATTCCTATAAGAAATATGAATTATACCCAACTCACTCCTGGAGATCTTACAAATACCTATTAGCTTGTGGTCTTGCTTTGGGTATGGCTGCTTCGTCCAAATGGGTAGGTCTTTTCACTTTCGCTTGGATTGGTTTATTATGTGTCTGGAAATTATGGTTCTATATTGGTGATTTACAAAGATCTGTATGTTCTACAACTAAAGTTGCATTCATGAAATTTGGATGTTTATTGATTGTTCCATTCTTATTTTACATGATGACTTTCTATATTCACTTTAAAACTCTTATTTACGATGGCTCTGGTACTGCGTTCTTATCTTCTGCTACTAGAACAACATTCATTGATAACACTATCCCAAAGAATATGATTGCTAACGTTGGTTATGGTTCTGTCATTACACTTTTGCACGCTGGCACTAGAGGTGGTTACTTACATTCTCATCCTCATGATTATGAAACTGGTTCAAAGCAACAACAAATTACATTATATAGCCATTTGGATGATAACAATAAATGGGTCATTGAATCTAATGATGAACCATTTGTTAGTTTCAAAACTTTTGAGAACATTTCTGATGGTGCCTCAATTAGATTAAACCATATTTCAACTCATCATAGATTACATTCTCATGATCACCCAGCTCCAGTTTCAGAACATTCTTCATGGCAAAAGGAAGTTTCAGGTTACGGTTACCAAGGTTTCTCCGGTGATTTAAACGATGCCTGGATTGTTGAAATTGACAAGGACGAATCAGCTTCAGGTGATGCTCAAAAATACGTTAGAGCCTTAGAAACTAAATTCAGATTAAGACACGCTATGACTGGTTGTTATTTATTCTCTCATGAAGTTAAGTTACCAAAATGGGGTTTTGAACAACAAGAAGTTTCTTGTGCCTATTCAGgtaaaaaatctttaacTTTATGGTATATTGAAGGTAATGAAAACCCAGTTCTCCCAGAAGATGCTGAAAGAATTTCTTATAAGAAGCCTTCTttctttaagaaatttttggaaaGTAATTACATGATGTGGGAAGTTAATAAGGCGTTGACTGAAcctcattattatcaatctTTACCAAGCTCATGGCCACTTTTGAGTCGTGGTATTAGTTACTGGGGTGATCACAATAGAATTGTCTATTTGTTAGGTAATGCTATTTTATGGTGGTCTAGTTCATTATTTACTGTTCTCTTCACCTTGACCATTGTTGttgaattaattgtttGGCAATTAGGCAAACCTATCTTACAAGATTCTCATGTCATCAATTTCCACGTTCAAGTTATCCATTACTTACTAGGTTACGCTTTGCATTTTATTCCATCTTTCTTAATGGGTCGTCAAATGTTCTTACATCACTATTTACCAGCTTATTACTTCGCTATTTTGGCTTTTGGCCATGCTTTAGACATCATTGTTACTTATATCTTAAAGAAGAGAAAGAATGCTGGGTTAATGTTTACATTAGTCTTTTTCCTCAGCTGCTTGTACTTCTTCAATGAACATTCTCCAATTATCTATGGTACTCCATGGACTAAAGAAATGTGCCAAAAGAGCAAATGGTTATCTACATGGGATTACAATTGTGATGAAATGCTAGATAATTTAGCTGATTATGAAGGGATTGATACCCAAGTTAGTGGTGTTAATTTCCATAGTCAAAACACAATGGATGCTAATGTCGTAGATGTTCATGAATTCCAAAAAGGTGCCGAAAATGATGAACGGCACGTCTTGGATGAATCTATGGAAGAAGCTAAAGAATTGATTTGA
- the AIM36 gene encoding Aim36p (similar to Saccharomyces cerevisiae YMR157C; ancestral locus Anc_2.358), producing the protein MLGRTIFSKALQLNKSSVSLAKGSRNCNVFTNPLFLNRSHKFQSFKRYSTSKNTNKKSIIDDNTVVDRFLFLKIMFVGVVGTGIFMATVKTLNKKPKTSYSEQEYANVVGGLRRKIAVFPNNEVNVHFIVASDGNTAKIDKSFIKVIPLEVAESIRKDENNKYQALLQEYYEKYNDDTSKYFENLPVGMMASLLGQYLKNNSKPGDNIALIGYPLTIKEANIFENDVVEISKLVVSQKYLEDLDANDLTAQRIFDLVSYYDTVGKVDMV; encoded by the coding sequence ATGCTAGGTAGAACAATATTTAGTAAGGCATTACAACTTAATAAATCCTCCGTCAGTCTGGCGAAAGGATCAAGAAACTGCAATGTATTTACTAACCCCTTATTTTTGAACCGTTCAcataaatttcaaagtTTCAAGAGATATTCTACAAGCAAAAATACCAACAAGAAATCCAtaattgatgataataCAGTAGTGGATCGTTTCCTTTTCTTGAAGATAATGTTTGTAGGGGTTGTTGGAACAGGAATCTTTATGGCAACAGTTAAAACATTAAACAAGAAACCAAAAACATCTTACTCAGAACAGGAATATGCAAATGTTGTTGGTGGTTTAAGACGTAAAATAGCAGTATTCCCCAATAATGAAGTGAATGTTCATTTTATTGTTGCATCTGATGGTAATACCGCAAAGATTGATAAGAGTTTTATTAAAGTGATTCCCTTAGAAGTTGCCGAATCCATTAGGAAGGATgaaaataacaaatatCAAGCTTTACTACAGGAATATTATGAGAAATACAATGATGAtacttcaaaatattttgaaaatttaccCGTAGGTATGATGGCTAGTTTATTGGGACAAtacttaaaaaataatagtaaacCAGGCGATAACATAGCTCTTATTGGTTACCCATTGACTATTAAAGAAGCAAacatatttgaaaatgatgtTGTTGAAATATCTAAATTGGTTGTTTCACAAAAATATCTAGAAGATCTGGATGCCAATGACTTAACAGCACaaagaatatttgatttggtATCGTATTATGACACTGTGGGGAAAGTTGATATGGTTTAA